The following are encoded together in the Scomber scombrus chromosome 7, fScoSco1.1, whole genome shotgun sequence genome:
- the igflr1 gene encoding IGF-like family receptor 1: MTGYSDKCKDLTTRLVEDKCVPCSKPTPGLENTPNCGYDDNNGRHEVPTQPCKANSFNDGSNTLCKPCTPCPAGFHTVSPCNSTTDTQCNDLRSRTSAFPARETTTQSVLTSFNNKSTIQTNQGFSSTPAQYPANPSVPWTLPLAIIVSIMFVVLSAYIIYKKRKRGNANANVNRRSYMNATFTSLSASPGNDLENILSPDIFSDPLRTVLDNLDVLEELVILLDPESHGVKNTRHLASLCSFTSTWITYTYSMKDNKSPLKAVLEGVTSKHPEWTVGHLAKLLRHMERNDAISVLAKLSQ, encoded by the exons ATGACGGGGTACTCTGACAAATGCAAGGATCTGACAACCCGTTTGGTTGAGGATAAATGTGTCCCGTGTTCTAAGCCAACACCAG GATTGGAAAATACGCCTAACTGTGGCTATGATGACAACAATGGACGACATGAGGTACCCACACAACCATGCAAAGCCAACTCTTTTAATGATGGCAGCAACACACTCTGTAAACCTTGCACCCCATGTCCGGCTGGTTTTCATACTGTCAGCCCCTGCAACTCAACCACGGATACCCAATGCAATGACCTAAG AAGTCGGACCAGCGCATTTCCTGCGAGG gaaacaacaacacagagtgTTTTAACATCTTTCAACAATAAATCAACG attCAGACAAATCAAGGATTCAGCTCAACACCTGCCCAGTACCCAGCTAATCCTAGTGTACCAT gGACATTACCACTTGCCATCATAGTTTCCATCATGTTTGTTGTGTTATCTGCTTACATAATCtacaagaagaggaaaagag gaaatgcaaatgcaaatgtgaACAGAAGATCATACATGAATGCAACGTTTACTTCCCTTTCTGCTTCACCTGGAAATGATTTGGAGAACATTCTGA GTCCTGACATTTTTTCAGATCCTCTACGGACTGTGCTGGACAACTTGGATGTTTTGGAAGAGCTGGTAATTTTGTTGGATCCAGAGAGCCATGGAGTAAAGAACACCAGACATCTTGCATCCCTGTGCTCCTTCACGTCCACCTGGATCACTTACACCTACTCCATGAAGGACAATAAGAGCCCTCTTAAAGCCGTGCTTGAGGGGGTCACCAGCAAGCACCCTGAATGGACAGTAGGGCATCTGGCTAAGCTGCTAAGACATATGGAGCGCAATGATGCCATTTCCGTCCTCGCCAAACTCAGTCAGTGA